TTAGTCTTTCGGAGCTAACATCCCAACGACTCCTATAACCTCTTAAGGTTTGGGAGCAACACAAACTCCTACGATCTTCATCCTGGTGCGTCCAAATCTTGGCACACCTGACAACGTCTTCCTGCACGATCTCGCTATCGCTGCACGCTCTGACAGCCTCTTGTGCAAATTTACCTCTGCCAACCCTCTTTAGCTGCTGAGCGCTCCTTTGGAAGCTTTTGGGATGATCGTCTCCACTGCTGAAGGCACATGGCTTGCTTTTTGCACCACTCTAGAGTATATTGCAGGCGTCCTTCTGCTTGACAACCGCATCAATTTTGTCTCGAACTTTTCTGAGAAACTGCAGCATTTCTAAACTGACACTCACTGCAACGATGCACCTATCATGGTCTCCTCAGAGCCATGCCTCTCTGTCTGCACATTCTGCTCCATCTGGCTTTGTGCAGCCTTGACACTGGTGCTAGGATATTGCTCCTCCTCTTGTACTTCTTCGCTCTGAACTCGTGCCAAATTTTCTCCACCTGTAAAGCCATCTTTGTCCGGTGCTCCATTTGAACCTGAAGTCCACCTGATGCCGCATAAGTATTTGAGGCCAACCATCCAACGCTGTCCTGCTGGGCTTGCGCTACACCTCGAACACCATCGCTACCTCTTCGGATCATCCGCACTCCATGAACTCCTCCGAAGCTGTTTCGAATACACCGCACTCTGCAGACTCCTTCGAAACTATCAAAAAGCTCATCCAATTCTTCACCTTCAGCGACTGAACCCTACAAATTTCATTCTAGCACTTTATCCTCTTCTGTCCCTGCACCAACCGTCGCTTCAGCTTCTCCTGGAGTAACTGCAGCTCAAatcctatcctgggctcagatcCATCTATCTCAATCTGAGGCTCACCACAACCTCCTCATAGATATCTGGATCCTCTCTTGCTACAAACAACCTGTCTGACATGGTCTTCCCAGGGTCATGGCTTTTCGGTACCCGCACATCCTGCATAGAATCATGCTGTGCATCACTGTCGCTGGTGCTAGAAACTGGCTTCATCTTTGCACTCTTAGATTCTGAACTTGTGCCAAACCATCCTCCACCCATGGAGGCACTTTTGACCGGTGCTCCACTTGAATTGCGACTCCTCCTGATGCCCCTACAGAAGATAAATCTGATCCAAGATCAGTATCTCCATCCTTCCAAGGCTTCACAAATCTTTGCTTTAGTCGAACTATTGAATGCATCCCCGACTACTTTTTTGTCTTCTTACACCCAAAGGCTATAGTTGCTTCTTCAGCTTCCCTCGACCATTACCCCTTGAGTGAACTCTCCTCATTCACCAACAGCCCCCATGCTGCCCTTCTTCCCAGAGATCCCTATCGCCTAACCATCATAAATTCTGATGTTTCCTCCAAGATCGCCTCCAACCAAAGTTGGATCAACAAATTATGCACCTAAACCTTCCACCCCGAGAAGCATCCCTTTCCTTCAAATCTCTAGCCTCCACCTTCAATCTGCTACACCCAGTTGGCCAAACCACAGCAAAAAGAACAAAAGTTGATCTGAGACACCGTGAAATATAGATGTGCAGATTTTTGATTTCACCTTGTATGACTTCTCCTTTTTTTACGCTCTACCAGACTCTGATATCAAATATAAGGACCCATGGCATTGCTCAACCCGCTGCTTAACTCAATCTGCTGtgctgctctgataccatgttgaaaccCTTGATTTATGCATTGACCTGAGGAGACCTGCAATAGATCCGATCTCTCTGAAGGCAGCAAATACCAGCACCAATCCCAAGGTACTATGATGGGGTACCTCCCTCCTCCCAACCCCCAAGGGCGTTTAGGGCTTGAGGGAGGCGCCCCCCACTCTAAGATTTCTTCAAGAAACCTGGGGCGATAacctagagagaaagagagagagagagaggagattgagggagaaaagacctTGTATTCCACACCCTGTGTCAAACCctaatactatatatatatatatatatatatatatatatatatatatatatacagccaaTAGGCTTGACAAAAAATTTTCTTGGCTAACCCATACATGAAAGTACTcaccaagcctatgtacacccatgtctcATATGCTCTCATCTCTTGGACTTAATCCCAGTTCAAACCCTTAGTTAGCCTCCTTAAGGTCTATCAAATTAGGCCTTAAGAATTCTAGGATCAAATTTGACTCTAGATCCAAACAGAAAATCATGTAGCTCTGCCCGacactgagtcgactcacctgcgattgagtcgactcagactagcatgagtcgactcacctacGTACCATGCCACAGTTTTCCAAAATATCCCTTTCTGTTTACCTGAGATATCGTCGACCCAGACTGTGACTGGATTGATCCACCTGCGACTTAGTCGATCCAATCTTATCTGAGCCAACTAACACCATGAATCTGCTTGTTCTTCCACAGCTTCAGCTCTGGCTCTAATTCCTTGCTCCACTTATATCCCCAAGTCTCTGTAGCACCAATCAAATCCCTCGAAGTCCTGAACACTCGGACCTTGAGCCCGTAGAGAGCTATACACCACCTCCACCTAGGACCACACCTGTCTTAGTCTTCTGGAGCCAATACTCCGACTCCTTCTGTGGCCTCCCAAAGCTTGAAAATACTACATCAACTCCTACACATGATTTTTGCCCGTTCGTTATGATGTGTTTAAATTGATTTGGTCTTTACATAGGATTGGAAGTGCGGTTGAAATCCTTAATCTGGCCAATTTTGAGGGGAAGCCAATGAACCGGGTGGGTGAAACCCCATAATTGAACCAGTTTGCTTAATAGATTTTCATATGCCAACGGGAATAATCTTGTGCACTCTTCTTGACCTTCTAACTCTGCATAAGAAACGATAGAAAATGTCTGGCTGCTGCGATAGCTGTACAAATTTTGTTCTTGGAATATACTAATGGTGGAATATGTGTTCTATCTTAAGATGAGCACACTGCGCCAGAGGCTGTGCTTGGTGGCCAAATGTAAAAGGTTGAGAGGGATGAATTGACTCACTATAAGTGTTTTGGGAACTCCAATCAAATATAAGCCTCGATAATtacaacttttttaaaaaaaaaagagttgaattttttcatattatatctaaaaattatatattttcacAATTGAGGGATATTCTTTTTGGATACTGTCATTTTTTATGTCAAAAACACCTATTCATTTTTTATATAATACATAATTATCTATAATCATTCCAACGAATGAGTCTCgtctatcaaaaatatctttcagctgAAATTCATAATCTTGattcttaaaaaatataaaacatgcTCTAATAAAAttatggataaatttttttaaaaaaatcaagttaATAAAATTATCGAAAGATTTATTTCGTTATCTGTAAATAGTTATTTTGAAACTAATTTGAGAAAAATTCAATCTGATGAAAACATTTACGTGGGTTtgttttgaaaattttgtacctatttatttatatttttaaatatatatatatttttatttagtattacataatttatataaatataatttattttttaaaataactaTTACAGAATTTGTTTATTTAAATATTCCCAGTCTGATGCCCGAGTCCTTCACGAACGAGGCGTTACCCGAGCGTGCGGAGATTGCTTGCTCCTCCTCCTTGAATTGTCGCTCCTGCGATAAAGAAATCgaccgaggtctgtctctctctcaacCGCCATCATTCATGGAAGCCAATTTAACTTGCTCACGTAATCTCCGACACTATTCTCTCTAGGGGTCTCGCTTTGGGGTTCCCCGTCTCCGGATTCGATCCGGGTCGCGCGATGCAGAAGACCGCGCAGGCCTGGTTCTCTGGGGGGCCGAGCGATCGCGACCAGCAGAGCTCCTCCTCCCTCCTCGCCGACTGGAACTCCTACGCCGCCTCCAGATCCTCCGAGGAGGCCGCCTCCTCCGCCCTGGGCTTCGATCTCGAGGCCGCCGTCAGAACCGCCAACGATAAGGTCACTGGAACCTTCAACGTGTAAGAAGAGGCCACTCTCTTTGATCATCTTCTTCGTTTTCAGTTCTTACTGCAATCTATTTCTTGTGTTCTGTCCTTCTGTTGCTCTTTGGTTTTCTTGAACGCTTCTTGGTAATTTAGGGTTTGGGTTCAAAACTGTTGAGATACAGTGTCATGCTGGTTCAGCCTAAACTGTGGATCAGATTCTGGAGGAGGGGCCTTCAAACAAGAACCGAACTATAACAATTTGATGAGGTGACGGCCAATGGATCCCAAATATTTGTTATGTTTCATTATATCGAAGTTGGTTGTGTGGAAGAACGAAGACATAGATGAGTTTTAGACCTTTTGGAATACAAAGAGGATATATTGCAAAGTAGATTGCTGAGCTAGATCTTGGTTAATCTACGTAGTATAGAAGTAGGTAAAATTGAAGCTGCCATATAGAAGTTTTAAGAGTTACAACATCTGAAAGCAAAGTACCAGAAAATTGTGTAAGGTGGTATGACATGTGGAACAAAAATTGCAGGAGGTTGGGGAAGAAGGGTTTCATATATGAGGGTGAATTGGAAAAGGttagtgtgtcaagatggaagtGGGAAAGCGTTTGAACTGATTTATGTCAATAGATAATGTAGTCTCGGTAAAAATGAATGGAAAAGGAGTGGTAGACCTGACACTAAAAGAAATACAGATGAGATTATAGTTATGGTCCTTCTAAGGAAATTTGGATGATTGACTTATTGTAGTTCACGATCCACAATTTGAGAGGCCAGGTAATATTTGCTTTGCTATGATTTCCAAGGCTACTATTTATCTCTGTACATTCATCTTTCAAGTGTCAATAGCATAACTATTGATGCCCTTttcaaaaaattctgaaaaaCATCTAATACTTTGGGATTCATAATGAAATCCTTATGAATTGTTTAAATAGGTAACTAATGCATCTTGAGGTAATTGCATCAATAGAGAACTTTTACCTTTATATATTTCAGATTGTATTTCCATGAAGCGAGGAAGTTTGAGTTTGCATATAGGATGTATAGCCCAATAATATGTGAGAATATGAATTTTCGTGCAAAAATGGCTGGCCATGAACAATTGTTACTGTCACTTTTGGCATTGCTTCCccaaatttatctgatgtggtaGGATTCAGGTCCACATAATGCTCAGATAAATATTAATAATGTAAAATAAATGTTACCatggaataatatttttatattttggttGTTTTGATGAAGTGTGTAGGAAAATGAATAGAATAATGAGTTGAAATGGGCTCAAGCATGCGATCGCGCTCTTGGTGGCTATGGTAtcttaagatatcataatatgccaaCCTATCACTTGCACAACTATGGAACATGATGAGTAAATCCTTGTACGTAGTACACCTTCATGGGCCCAAGTATCAAATGTATATAAAACTGTAACATAAATTACTGGATTTCTCTAAGATAGTAGTCCGATCATGATTTTTGAAATCATATGACAACTTTAAAACTCAAATTATTAGCCCACTTAAATAGCCTTAAAGATCAATCAGCAAAGAAAATAAAGTTAAGAAAATTAATAGAATTAGAAATCCCTTCACCGCCAGTAAACTCTTCACACTCTCTAATACCCTTGAGGGGGTATCGTTgtgcgatttttttttttccttatgctTTTTTCTCTTACAAAGTTATGGATGCAATTGGATTTAAACCAAATTCCCAAAAATTCATAATTTTGTATATCTCTTCTTAAGttatatatttgatttttttaaatttgaaactttagaGAATGGATGTCTGTATCATTCTCCCATTTTTTTAATCAGATCTAAGTATTTTTAAGATGAGTTAAATCGTAACTAGTTCCCTTTTTTGCAATAATTATGTCTTAGATATTGTCCATTGGCACCAGCTTTGGTACAATGAGCCAATGTGATACGTGTATTGTTGCTTGTggatatgatgttgatcaagtaccAAGTGATCTAACCCATAGCCTATAAAAGATTTACTATAATAAACCTAATGTTGGTTTTATATTAATTAGAGTTTCATTGTATCAGAATTCTTGCTTACCGTAGCTATTAAGGCTTACCGCAACTAtttggatttaaaattattacttTTCAATCATTCACCTTTTCAAAGCCTTTCCCATAATTTTAATCATTTAGCATAGTCATGTCTTTCTCTTTCTAGAATCTTTGACATAGATTTGGAGACCGTTTCTTATTAGGGCCTTGTTAGATTTTATTGCATGCTGTTTCTATTCAGCCATTTCTGTCACTTGCCTTAATTGATATGATATCCATGCATCATCTAGTACACGCGTTGCTCTACCATTGCTAGCTTATCAATTCTCAATTGATTTAACCTCCATGTGTCCTTCAAAATACTTTATCCTCATTATAACGTTGCTTATTTACCAACATATGTCTCAGCATTTTCATTTCTGCCACTTGCATCTTGTTTGCTTCAACCTTTTAACTACCCAACTTTACTATCTATTGTAGTTTACATAATGCTCTGGTACGTTGAGGGAATGTGTTGATGACCTAACAATCAAAAAGCATTTCGCTTCATTCGTTTACTTCCAACTGTATAAGATATGGCTTATCTACCCACTTATTCTTTTGTAAATAATTCCTAGAAATGAAAATGATCATATACATTGGGGCCCCACCTGCATCCCGATTATGTGGGAACTACGTCACATATATACTATTATTTGCTCTTTTAGCTTTAGACCCTTATTTTAGTTCAAAGTTTAACCTTCGAATTGGTTAAAGTTGTTCTTACATTGTGCCACATCTTTGTAGATATTATCAATAAGTTTATTGACGATTCCTGTGAGGAGGAATGGTTATGGTGCTGACAATTAGTGTAAGCCCATAGTGGGTAAGCCTCCCTttgcatcaaaaaagaaaaagtgtaAGCCTATCATGATTACAAACTAACTGGGCTTGTGATAACTAGTCTTGTTGCTTGCAACTGCTTTAACACATTGGTTCTCAGCGATTTGAGCATACCATGTATTCAGACCTTATTTTTCTTAATGCCCCCAAATTCTCTTGGTACGCTTACATTTCTTTTGTCTCGGTCAATAGAGACCATTTGTAAACTGTATTTATTCTATATGTATATTCAAGGCTTTATTAGCATGTAAATAAATTTGTTCCCTCGGATTATTGTCATTTTTTAAAGTCTTTTTGGTTTGCCATAACTTTCAGATTATTGCCTAAATTGAAATGTGCATATGCACATGTTTTATTGTTTACCgtatttatcattttttatatcTACATACatgtgtatgcatgcatgtaaaaATGTCTGACAAAAAACAATGAAAAACAGGCATATTAATTTTTATGCCTAGTACTGCATGCTAATTATTACATTTTATAGTAAAGAAGCACTTAAGAAGCAGTATTGGAGAGAGGTCCACAGACACTTCAAAGCCGGTGTGATCTCCTTGCTAGAGATTTATAGCTTCTAGGTTCCAATCAGAATGTTGGTTCACAGACCTCATTCTGCAGCTGGTGATTTATCCATAATTGTAAAccaattatcaaaaatttaaagttaagctGGAGAATGTTCTTTATTACTTGATCTATATGCTAGCATTAACCCTGGCAGCAACTAAGTAGGTTTCTTGAGCTAGGTATGCTCTGCGCTAATGAGAGTGTTACTGAAAAAATAGAGATGACATTATCTTGTTTCTGATGCAAGTTTCTTTTGTCCAGTCATAAAGTATTTAATGATATGATTTACAGTTTCTTATCTATTCTGCAAATCAacatttaaatttgatatttgttCGGTTGATATTTTTCAGGTTTTCCAAAGGTGTTAGAGAATTACCTGGAAGTTTTCAGTCAGCCACTAGCAATGTACCATCTGGAAAGTCTCTTTTATACTTTGGACTGCTCCTTGCTAGTggcatttttctcatttttattgCATTCACCATGTTCCTTCCAGTCATGGTGTTGATGCCTCAGAAATTTGCTATCTGTTTCACACTTGGGTGTGCCTTTATTATTGGATCATTCTTTGCTCTTAAAGGTCCTAAGAATCAGCTTGCTCACATGGCTTCAAAAGAGGTATCAAATTACTAGAGATGCCTTTTCTTGTTAGTTTTGTGCCACTTCTCTTCCATATCTTCTgattaaagaaaagaaagatgagtaCATCACAtttacacaaaaaaaaagaaagaaaacgatATAGGTGTTATGTTTTAGTTGACTTGGAATAGGGTTGGCTATGGGGAAATATGTATTTGTTCTTTATTTACTATATTAACTGTGTAGTAAGAGGACAAactttttgatttattttcttttatgaaTCATGGAGTAGTTTTAGGTTAAAACAATATTGTTAATGCTGCAATAGAGTTTCTTGTTCCAGATTTAGGAATGTGAAAATGGCTGAAGTATCAATGGTAGGATTTCTTTCATGTCTTGATGATGGATTCTCtctttattaggaagaatttgggGATTTTTTACTCCAGTTGATTTCAGTTTAACTTTTGTTCCTGTATGTATTTACAAAACTAACAAATTTCAGATTGGTTTGGTTTTAATTTGGTCAACCTATACTTGACCCAGTCTGGCCCCACTTTAAGACCCCATGGTAAGAACCTGTATTTTTGGATTCATAGTCTTAAACCTAACACAGTTCCAAACTTGGTCGTTTTTTCCAGGAATAGGTCTGGTTCCTGAAATGGTTCTGTCATCCATAGCCTGTTTTTTCCCCGGTGAAACCGGGTTATTCAGGTGGTTTGAACAAAATTTTCCCTCCCCTAAGATAGAGTGATACCTGAATATCTGTCTTTTGTGATATGTTTGCTGTACTTCTTTCTATGAAACTCACTCCAATTTACTTCCTTGACTAGGTTGTTACATAAGAATGTAAATGCATTCGATTGGGCAAGTTCTAAACTTGGCCAAATTTTCCAGGAATTGACCTGGTTCCTGGAAATGGATCTGTCATCCATGGCCTGATTTTTTTTCCCTGTCAAACTGGGTTAGTCAGATGGTTAGGACAAAATTTTCCCCCTCTAATATAGAGCAATACCTGAACATCTGTCTTTCGGGAGATGTTTGCTGTACTTTTTTCTATGAAACGGACTCCAATTTACTTAGACTATGTTATTACATAAGGATGTTAATGCATTCTGTTAGGCAACTTGAGTCAGCCTGCCTGAAGAGCACCCTATTTTCTATGACTTCCATATTTAGAGCCCTAGTTGTAGATAACTATGTCTTCCTGATCTTTGCAGCATTCATGCTCAACTTAGTCGTCCATTTCAACCAAATAGTCTTTCCCTTCTGATAATTGCCATGGAagttataccaaaaaaaaaaaaaaactcgttTCTGGAATGGCGTTACTCTAATCCACTCTGACTGATCACTAGCACCTGCAAAATTATGTGGTTGGCCATATGTCTTGGACATCACTAGCAGCATCTGAGTTTCCATTTCTTGCCATAAATATTGTTAATCCACAACTGTCCTCTTTTGGTGTTATAAATTTTGTGTTGAATGGTACTTGGTCTGGAATATAAAGGTTTCTGGGCTAAATACTAATTGAGTAGAGGGCTGGTGCTGTGTGTCTCCATGCTTTAGTACATCAGCTAGATGCACAATAGGTACTAAAGTGGATGATCACTTTGAGGTCCAGAAAGATAATTTGTGGTTCTATTTGAAAATTAAACTTTGATCCAAGGTTCGCCGAACCGTACCGGAGGGGGTACTAGATGCGACCAACTCGGCATGGTACGGGTCTGTACCATGCTGTTTCGAGGTGTACCAACACAGGGAGAGccacagagggagggggagtggaagaaaaggagagagaggtggggggagaggggagagggagggggagcgggagaaaaggagagaggggtGGGGGGGGGAGGGAGGGACTTGAAACCCTACCCCAGccccaagagagggagagggagagggagagggtggggAGGGACTTACTATACCAGCAGGAGGGCAGAGCATTTGAGCAGCAGCAGGCAGGGAAGTGTTCGCAAGCAGAGAAGGGGTGCTCTCTCGAGCATCCGAGGTCGGGTGGGTGGAATGAATTGCGAGCCATTTCGTTTAATAGATGTGGGCCGTTTAATAGCCAAGTTGTGTGGGAGATTTAATAGCCGGGGGAGCTGTTTTATTTTAGAAGCTTGAATCGTGCCG
The DNA window shown above is from Elaeis guineensis isolate ETL-2024a chromosome 8, EG11, whole genome shotgun sequence and carries:
- the LOC105050627 gene encoding protein transport protein sft2, yielding MQKTAQAWFSGGPSDRDQQSSSSLLADWNSYAASRSSEEAASSALGFDLEAAVRTANDKVTGTFNVFSKGVRELPGSFQSATSNVPSGKSLLYFGLLLASGIFLIFIAFTMFLPVMVLMPQKFAICFTLGCAFIIGSFFALKGPKNQLAHMASKERLPFTLGFVGSMVGTIYVSMVLHSYILSVLFSVLQVLALGYYAISYFPGGSAGMKFLSSALTSSVLKCFGR